The following proteins are encoded in a genomic region of Fervidobacterium pennivorans DSM 9078:
- a CDS encoding TM0106 family RecB-like putative nuclease — MVISSKDVKTIYFCPRKAKFEIRHRERNKKSLLSVSNFQTDAFGCILVAEVDEIVSENPLVVKILKTGKKLSEYHMLESAFVGYVIESNGKKLDAIIIESPYYSVSVNWKPYVSRMLSMIGSFCETDEFRVMKTHLCRTCPFSPECFKEIVNSESLTFLHGVKEKTLEKLNSYGINTLKDVINMNPIVEQLLGKEKAKRLAVQAKSIIENRPILIRPVPKISEGLYLDIESYTPLNFDYLFGILDDGVYIPFLASDPSSESNVFKEVVNYISKTNKPVYHFHNYEINRFKKLARRYNVELSKNFFNRFIDVYKLYIDHVALPVPSYSLKSIARYFGFNWRTQLNGQLVVHSYAEYLTTGDKRILQEILTYNEDDVRATEFILKKLIEIIA; from the coding sequence ATGGTAATCTCAAGTAAAGATGTGAAAACCATATACTTTTGTCCAAGAAAGGCAAAGTTTGAAATAAGACACAGGGAAAGAAATAAAAAATCCCTATTGTCTGTTTCTAACTTTCAAACAGACGCTTTTGGTTGTATTCTCGTTGCTGAAGTTGACGAAATCGTTTCTGAAAACCCACTTGTCGTGAAGATATTGAAAACTGGAAAAAAGCTTTCTGAATACCATATGCTTGAAAGTGCGTTCGTTGGATATGTCATTGAGAGCAACGGAAAAAAGTTGGATGCGATAATAATTGAGAGCCCTTATTACAGTGTTTCTGTTAACTGGAAACCATACGTTAGTAGAATGCTTTCCATGATAGGGAGTTTCTGTGAAACAGATGAATTCAGGGTAATGAAGACTCACTTATGTCGAACGTGCCCATTTTCTCCAGAATGTTTCAAGGAAATTGTCAATTCAGAAAGTTTAACATTTTTACACGGTGTAAAAGAAAAGACCTTAGAGAAATTGAATTCGTATGGTATTAACACATTAAAAGATGTAATAAATATGAACCCAATAGTTGAGCAACTGCTTGGGAAGGAAAAAGCTAAACGGCTTGCTGTCCAAGCCAAAAGTATCATAGAAAATAGACCTATACTTATTAGACCTGTCCCGAAGATTTCCGAAGGGTTATATCTCGATATTGAAAGTTATACTCCGTTAAATTTTGATTATCTTTTTGGAATACTGGATGATGGTGTTTATATACCATTTTTGGCTTCAGACCCAAGTTCAGAGTCCAATGTCTTTAAAGAAGTTGTTAATTACATTTCCAAGACAAATAAGCCGGTTTACCATTTTCATAACTACGAGATAAATAGGTTTAAAAAACTGGCTCGGAGATATAACGTTGAACTGTCCAAAAACTTTTTTAATCGATTTATCGATGTGTACAAGCTGTATATCGACCACGTAGCCCTGCCAGTTCCTTCTTATTCACTCAAGAGTATAGCAAGGTACTTTGGCTTTAATTGGCGCACGCAGTTAAACGGTCAGCTTGTGGTTCACTCTTACGCAGAATATCTAACAACTGGAGATAAAAGGATACTCCAAGAGATACTGACCTACAACGAGGACGATGTGAGAGCTACGGAATTTATCTTGAAAAAACTGATAGAAATTATTGCTTGA
- a CDS encoding MATE family efflux transporter, which yields MSNTVKDILKIAIPVSVENLIANTGTFILTIFLSQMGEKQVTINGIANQGSFLVILFLFGLNTGGAIFVSQYWGKKDEEGIRRASTLMIYSSLIIALAFFVFTFFFPEFFSAIFTNDKSVIQNSVPFLRIISISYFGLALEISFRTLLRGIELALIPMESYIFGTALQIFLAYTLIHGLLGFPKLGLLGIAVATTIARFFIPIYQIIRATFLRVPYSFTFSHIDGNFIKKFFEFATPTTLNEISWSLGMTTYGIIFGRMGVRVYAARNILSSFENYVWTITFGLVIAASVMVGKMIGRLEYDRVHKFSRRMLIINSVMGLASALVIIGVYYLLLPTFKIDPVTKRMLTATMWVMVIGAPIKSFNGVGVVGILRAGGDAKFAFILETLTLWAIGIPLTFLGAFVLKLSLPWVYFLTLSDEIVKAVIVLFRIKSEKWIKNVTIENVELVIPEVHEEHL from the coding sequence ATGAGTAACACTGTCAAAGATATTCTTAAAATAGCCATTCCGGTATCAGTGGAGAATCTCATTGCTAACACGGGTACATTCATCCTTACTATCTTCTTATCACAAATGGGAGAAAAGCAAGTTACCATAAACGGGATTGCAAATCAAGGTTCTTTCCTCGTCATACTTTTTCTATTCGGTCTGAATACCGGAGGAGCTATTTTTGTCTCTCAATACTGGGGTAAAAAGGATGAAGAAGGTATAAGACGTGCTTCAACTCTCATGATCTACTCCTCCTTAATAATAGCGCTTGCGTTCTTCGTTTTTACTTTTTTCTTTCCTGAATTCTTTTCAGCCATTTTCACAAATGATAAGTCTGTGATACAGAATTCTGTTCCATTTCTTAGAATCATCTCGATATCATACTTTGGCTTGGCTTTAGAAATATCGTTCAGAACCCTTCTTCGCGGGATTGAGCTTGCCTTGATACCTATGGAATCTTACATTTTTGGCACAGCGTTGCAAATTTTTCTTGCATACACACTTATTCACGGCTTACTGGGCTTTCCGAAACTTGGATTACTGGGGATAGCAGTTGCGACCACTATCGCAAGGTTTTTTATCCCAATCTATCAGATAATACGTGCAACCTTTTTAAGAGTTCCATACAGCTTTACTTTCTCACACATTGACGGAAATTTTATAAAGAAATTCTTCGAGTTTGCAACGCCCACAACTTTGAATGAAATATCCTGGTCTTTGGGTATGACTACATATGGAATTATTTTTGGACGTATGGGAGTTCGTGTCTACGCTGCAAGAAACATTCTATCTTCCTTTGAAAACTACGTTTGGACAATAACTTTTGGTTTGGTCATAGCAGCATCTGTGATGGTTGGAAAAATGATTGGGAGGCTTGAATATGATAGGGTTCACAAGTTCAGCAGAAGGATGTTAATTATTAACTCCGTAATGGGTTTGGCATCCGCACTTGTAATTATTGGGGTATACTATTTATTACTTCCAACTTTTAAGATAGACCCTGTGACAAAAAGAATGCTTACCGCAACCATGTGGGTTATGGTCATCGGAGCACCTATAAAATCTTTCAACGGTGTTGGGGTTGTTGGTATATTACGAGCAGGTGGTGATGCGAAATTTGCATTCATTCTCGAAACACTTACACTGTGGGCTATTGGCATTCCTCTTACTTTCCTTGGTGCATTTGTATTGAAACTATCGCTTCCATGGGTCTATTTCCTAACTTTGTCTGATGAAATCGTGAAAGCCGTTATCGTTCTTTTCAGAATCAAAAGCGAAAAATGGATAAAAAATGTCACAATAGAAAACGTTGAATTGGTGATTCCCGAGGTTCATGAAGAACACCTATGA
- a CDS encoding acetyl-CoA hydrolase/transferase family protein: MNLREEYQKKLVDIDKVLSILQDNWTIVVGMTPMEPKVFLRNLHRTQVSGLEIYTCLNTEPYEFCSNEEYFNRFYNYSWFFGPYNRKLSKNTYYVPNNLHQAGMNLIQSTKINVFVGVASPMDEKGFFTLSASVVYEKDVLENADIVILEVNPNAPRTHGDTHVHISEVDYIIEVDYPLPQAELLEPAEVEKKIAEHIVELIEDGSTIQLGIGGIPNAVAKFLVEKKDLGIHTEMFTESMIDLFEAGVITNKKKTLWNGKFVCTFAYGSQRMYKFIDDNPSVLFLRGRYVNDPYIIAQNEKMVSINTALMVDLTGNVCSEAIGTSHYSGTGGQLDTHRGAVKSKGGKGIIAMRSTAKEGQVSTIVPLLPQGSPITVPRQELDYVVTEWGAVRLRGLPTRKRALALISIAHPDFRDYLTKEAQKLGLI, from the coding sequence GTGAATCTAAGAGAGGAATATCAAAAAAAGCTTGTTGACATTGACAAGGTGCTGTCGATCCTTCAAGATAACTGGACAATCGTTGTTGGAATGACTCCCATGGAGCCGAAAGTTTTCCTTAGAAACTTGCATCGAACACAGGTAAGTGGCTTGGAAATTTATACGTGTTTAAACACCGAACCTTATGAATTTTGTTCAAACGAAGAATATTTCAATAGATTTTACAATTATTCTTGGTTTTTTGGACCTTACAACCGAAAGCTTTCAAAAAACACATATTATGTTCCGAATAATCTGCACCAAGCTGGTATGAACCTTATACAGTCTACAAAAATAAATGTTTTTGTCGGAGTAGCCTCTCCTATGGATGAAAAAGGATTCTTCACATTGTCGGCAAGCGTTGTCTACGAGAAGGATGTACTTGAGAACGCAGATATAGTTATACTCGAAGTAAATCCGAATGCTCCAAGAACTCATGGTGATACTCATGTTCACATTTCCGAAGTTGATTACATAATAGAGGTTGACTATCCTTTGCCCCAAGCCGAACTTCTTGAACCAGCTGAAGTTGAGAAAAAGATAGCAGAACATATTGTGGAACTTATAGAAGATGGTTCAACTATTCAGCTGGGCATTGGCGGAATCCCAAATGCTGTTGCAAAGTTCTTAGTTGAGAAAAAGGATTTGGGTATACACACAGAGATGTTTACGGAGAGCATGATAGACCTCTTTGAGGCAGGAGTTATCACGAATAAGAAAAAAACTCTTTGGAACGGAAAGTTTGTATGTACGTTTGCTTACGGTAGCCAGAGAATGTATAAGTTCATTGACGACAATCCATCTGTACTGTTCTTGAGAGGTAGGTATGTGAACGACCCATACATCATAGCCCAGAACGAAAAGATGGTCAGTATCAACACTGCACTCATGGTCGATTTGACAGGAAATGTTTGTTCTGAAGCAATTGGAACAAGTCATTATAGTGGCACGGGTGGTCAGCTGGATACTCATAGGGGTGCGGTAAAGAGCAAGGGAGGTAAAGGCATCATAGCGATGAGGTCAACTGCTAAAGAAGGCCAGGTTTCCACGATAGTTCCACTACTACCACAAGGTTCACCTATCACAGTTCCACGGCAAGAATTGGATTACGTTGTGACAGAATGGGGCGCGGTAAGACTTAGAGGATTACCAACAAGGAAACGTGCACTTGCGTTAATATCAATAGCACATCCGGATTTTCGTGACTACTTAACAAAAGAAGCTCAAAAGCTGGGATTAATCTAA
- a CDS encoding ABC transporter ATP-binding protein — MLKLENITVRFSGLVAVDNLSMEVGEKTIHSLIGPNGAGKTTVFNAISGLVKHDGRVILDGKDITHVPVHKRVYHGLGRSFQNIIIFKYMTVLQNLMLGYHSRLNYNHLDEVMHTSRFSLEERKARLRAIEVADLLGIKSILGVYAGTLPYGFQKLIDVGRALMTEPKILLLDEPAAGLTEKESDILKERIIKIKDKGITVFLIEHDMRMVLDISDRITVINFGKKIAEGSAQEVINNEEVIKAYLGSGTATAQ; from the coding sequence ATGCTGAAGCTTGAGAATATAACTGTTAGGTTCTCTGGACTTGTTGCAGTTGACAATCTTTCGATGGAAGTTGGGGAAAAGACCATACATTCCTTGATAGGACCTAACGGTGCTGGGAAAACCACTGTCTTTAACGCTATATCTGGATTGGTTAAACACGATGGGAGGGTTATCCTTGATGGCAAGGATATTACCCACGTGCCGGTTCACAAAAGAGTTTACCATGGTCTTGGAAGAAGTTTCCAGAACATCATTATTTTCAAATATATGACTGTTTTGCAGAACTTAATGCTTGGCTATCACTCGAGGTTGAATTACAATCATCTCGACGAGGTTATGCACACGAGTAGGTTTTCACTGGAGGAACGCAAGGCAAGGTTGCGAGCTATTGAAGTAGCCGATTTGCTTGGTATAAAGAGCATACTGGGAGTTTATGCTGGAACACTTCCATACGGTTTCCAAAAACTCATTGACGTGGGAAGAGCACTTATGACGGAGCCAAAAATACTCCTTCTCGATGAACCCGCTGCAGGTTTGACCGAGAAGGAATCAGATATTCTCAAAGAGAGAATCATTAAGATAAAAGATAAGGGGATTACTGTTTTTCTGATTGAACATGATATGCGAATGGTGCTCGATATATCGGATAGAATAACCGTAATTAATTTTGGAAAAAAGATTGCGGAAGGGTCCGCTCAAGAGGTTATAAATAACGAAGAAGTTATAAAAGCGTACCTTGGTTCAGGTACGGCAACCGCCCAATAA
- a CDS encoding fumarate hydratase has protein sequence MKIIKSQNIYEKVQEKLEEINTNLNPNTQRLFESYTGPFANEIRENIKIAKEKKIPLCQDTGIVEFFVFKPYNLSLEESLQKTLFRVVKDTYEKNGYRKSTVLDPLYLRKNKGDNLPAIIHEFEVETSDGLEIWMIAKGGGSENLSALYMIPPSSTEDDVINIVVQHILKNGPNACPPINVGIGIGGTADMAILISRFALFTDEYFPKLPYLERYDDLAQKLHSLINELHIGVQALGFGPTCQSVKVYAYPTHIATLPIAISVDCYLSRTGRVVINE, from the coding sequence ATGAAAATTATCAAAAGTCAAAATATATACGAAAAAGTTCAGGAAAAACTAGAAGAAATCAACACAAATCTCAATCCGAATACCCAACGGCTTTTTGAAAGTTACACAGGACCCTTTGCAAATGAAATCAGAGAAAATATAAAGATTGCAAAAGAAAAGAAAATACCACTCTGTCAAGACACCGGAATTGTTGAGTTCTTTGTATTTAAACCTTACAACCTGTCGCTTGAGGAATCTTTACAAAAAACTCTGTTCAGAGTTGTTAAAGATACTTACGAAAAGAATGGCTACCGAAAAAGTACAGTTTTGGATCCACTTTATTTAAGAAAGAACAAGGGTGATAATTTACCAGCAATAATTCATGAGTTTGAAGTTGAAACTTCTGATGGATTAGAAATTTGGATGATTGCCAAAGGTGGAGGAAGCGAAAACTTATCTGCACTTTACATGATACCGCCATCATCTACTGAGGACGATGTAATCAACATCGTGGTCCAGCATATTTTAAAGAACGGACCAAATGCTTGCCCTCCAATCAACGTTGGTATAGGTATCGGTGGGACAGCTGATATGGCCATACTTATCTCAAGGTTTGCCTTGTTTACAGATGAATATTTTCCCAAATTGCCTTATCTTGAAAGGTACGATGATTTAGCACAAAAACTACATTCGCTCATAAACGAACTCCACATCGGCGTTCAGGCACTGGGCTTTGGACCCACTTGTCAAAGCGTTAAGGTATACGCTTATCCTACTCACATAGCAACACTTCCCATCGCGATAAGTGTGGATTGCTACCTCTCACGCACAGGGAGAGTGGTTATCAATGAATAA
- a CDS encoding alpha/beta fold hydrolase → MFWIWLILALLPFLLLQNAFIITILSLVGIYALAALGLNLIMGYSGQISIGHAAFMSIGAYTSTLLVMHYNIPIVFGILLGGITAFIFGILIGFPALRLSGFYLAIATMGFVVAIEQLFSYLEHITGGHAGIRNIPFPFLWNSDVEKYLLVIAFLFVAYVVADRLINSKTGRAWMAIRENETAASVMGVNIAWYKVLAFAIGSMFAGIAGALYAHVIGYIAPSDFGIAKSLDLLAISVIGGMASVDGPFYGALIYVAMPFLFSRSNFSLTIIFGALLIFVVLFMPLGISFYVKMFRMNYLNAIIAYLKKSRRPFGTFVQTHVGRIHYIKHGNGNIPVVLVHGNFASSRFFEPFIQKIPKDQFTVYALDLPNFGFSDELPGDVSIEKYVDALEKFVDTLGIKNFILLGHSLGGAVAMGYAVRHPKNLAKLILVDPAPIFGMPRYDESAYKIVDVYRKNPDMIKRALMMNAPNYDDEKFFDKITSDALRMAKKAFIGNAKALADYNYTDKAFLVEVPVVVIYGDKDVILDYESMKKTAEAFPQGKLIVLKDIGHSPVIEAPEEVIKHLTDGVT, encoded by the coding sequence ATGTTTTGGATTTGGTTAATACTAGCGTTGTTGCCATTTTTGTTACTACAAAATGCTTTCATAATTACCATACTTAGCCTTGTAGGAATTTACGCGCTCGCCGCATTAGGTTTAAACTTGATTATGGGATATTCAGGGCAAATATCGATAGGTCACGCAGCCTTTATGAGCATAGGTGCTTACACTTCAACTCTGCTTGTTATGCACTATAACATCCCCATTGTTTTTGGAATCCTATTGGGTGGAATAACAGCTTTTATCTTTGGTATTTTAATAGGTTTTCCTGCACTCAGATTGTCAGGCTTTTACCTTGCTATCGCAACAATGGGGTTTGTTGTTGCTATTGAACAACTCTTCAGTTACCTTGAACACATTACAGGTGGTCATGCAGGGATAAGGAACATACCTTTTCCATTCTTATGGAATTCCGATGTAGAAAAGTATTTGTTAGTAATTGCTTTCTTATTCGTTGCTTACGTTGTTGCTGATAGGCTAATAAACTCCAAGACCGGACGTGCTTGGATGGCGATTAGAGAGAATGAAACTGCGGCATCTGTGATGGGTGTAAATATTGCTTGGTACAAAGTCCTTGCTTTTGCGATTGGTTCCATGTTCGCTGGTATAGCTGGTGCACTTTATGCACATGTTATTGGTTATATAGCCCCGAGTGATTTTGGAATAGCAAAGTCTCTCGACTTGCTAGCTATATCCGTTATAGGTGGTATGGCGTCGGTAGATGGTCCTTTCTACGGAGCACTTATTTACGTTGCCATGCCATTTTTGTTTAGCAGGTCAAACTTTTCACTTACTATTATTTTCGGTGCTTTACTGATTTTTGTGGTTCTGTTCATGCCTTTGGGAATAAGTTTCTACGTAAAGATGTTCAGAATGAATTACCTCAACGCTATTATAGCGTATCTAAAAAAATCCAGAAGACCTTTTGGAACGTTTGTTCAAACCCACGTTGGACGAATACACTATATTAAACATGGAAACGGAAATATCCCAGTTGTATTAGTCCATGGAAATTTTGCTTCTTCCAGATTCTTTGAGCCGTTCATACAAAAGATTCCCAAAGACCAGTTCACGGTTTACGCACTTGACTTGCCGAACTTTGGTTTTTCGGATGAGCTTCCGGGGGATGTAAGTATCGAAAAATACGTTGATGCCTTGGAAAAGTTTGTTGATACCCTTGGAATAAAAAACTTCATATTGCTTGGTCATTCTTTAGGTGGGGCAGTCGCCATGGGTTACGCTGTAAGACATCCCAAAAACTTAGCTAAATTGATACTAGTCGATCCAGCACCGATATTTGGTATGCCTCGTTACGATGAATCGGCTTACAAAATTGTAGATGTTTACAGAAAAAACCCAGATATGATTAAACGAGCTTTGATGATGAACGCTCCGAATTACGATGATGAAAAGTTCTTTGATAAAATAACATCAGATGCTCTAAGAATGGCAAAGAAAGCATTCATAGGTAATGCAAAAGCTCTTGCAGATTATAACTACACAGATAAAGCATTCTTGGTAGAAGTACCTGTTGTAGTAATTTACGGTGATAAAGATGTTATACTCGATTACGAAAGTATGAAGAAAACAGCGGAGGCTTTTCCACAAGGTAAGTTGATAGTGCTGAAAGATATCGGTCATAGTCCGGTTATAGAGGCACCGGAAGAGGTTATAAAGCACCTCACAGATGGAGTAACATAA
- a CDS encoding ABC transporter ATP-binding protein has translation MMKPFQPTDAKDILIKGLNVWYGPVHAVKGIDLNIPSGRVTAILGANGAGKSSTLKAIVGSVKYSGTIILGNESIDALPVHMRVKKGIVLCPEGRGIFYQMTVKENLLAGAYTNRRPDFDFVFDIFPFLKERLNQIAGTLSGGEQQMLAIARALMANPKYLLLDEPSLGLAPIVIEKITEVIKHINDSLKITIVLVEQNTSVALSIAHYGYVLENGRVALSGNAKELRDNPVVREKYLGGVKK, from the coding sequence ATGATGAAACCTTTTCAGCCAACGGATGCTAAGGACATTCTAATCAAGGGACTTAATGTTTGGTATGGACCTGTTCATGCCGTAAAAGGTATAGATCTGAATATTCCATCGGGTAGAGTAACTGCCATTCTTGGTGCCAATGGAGCAGGAAAAAGCTCAACATTAAAGGCTATTGTTGGAAGTGTCAAATACAGTGGAACGATAATCCTTGGAAACGAATCCATAGATGCTCTACCTGTTCATATGAGAGTAAAGAAGGGAATTGTGTTGTGTCCAGAGGGTAGAGGGATATTTTATCAAATGACCGTAAAAGAAAACCTTTTGGCAGGGGCCTACACAAACAGGAGACCAGATTTTGACTTTGTTTTTGATATCTTTCCATTTTTAAAAGAACGGCTCAACCAAATAGCAGGTACTTTGTCGGGTGGAGAACAACAAATGTTGGCAATTGCAAGAGCTTTGATGGCCAATCCTAAATACTTGCTCCTCGATGAGCCGTCACTTGGATTGGCTCCTATCGTTATTGAGAAAATTACAGAAGTAATAAAACATATCAACGATTCTTTGAAAATCACAATTGTACTTGTAGAACAAAACACTTCCGTAGCTCTCAGCATTGCACATTATGGTTATGTTTTAGAAAACGGAAGAGTGGCACTCTCGGGCAATGCAAAAGAGCTTAGAGATAATCCGGTTGTTCGTGAGAAATATCTTGGAGGTGTTAAAAAGTGA
- a CDS encoding SDR family NAD(P)-dependent oxidoreductase — protein MIKKYDLGVYRWALVTGASSGIGREFAFHLAKRGLNLILTGRNLRALTETADEIHKISNSSVVILQADLTKDLDMILDNTSRFNIDLLVNNAGFGLYGDFFSNSLDDYVQMIELNISSLTKLTHYYGSEMAKRECGGIINVASVAGFFPIPHLAVYGATKAYVYNLSMSLWAELKSKNVHVLCVAPGPTETKFFERAKMETNGKLMKPELVVAGALRAFEKGKPLYIPGFGNKMTYYFVRKFFGDKFIAEFLAKYF, from the coding sequence ATGATAAAGAAATATGACCTTGGGGTATACCGGTGGGCACTTGTGACAGGTGCTTCCTCTGGAATTGGCAGAGAATTCGCTTTTCACCTTGCCAAAAGAGGACTTAACTTAATACTCACTGGAAGAAACTTGAGAGCGTTGACAGAAACGGCAGATGAGATTCACAAAATCTCGAATTCAAGTGTTGTTATTTTGCAAGCAGACCTTACGAAAGATTTGGATATGATTCTCGATAATACTTCACGGTTCAATATTGATTTGCTCGTAAATAATGCTGGATTTGGACTTTACGGTGATTTCTTCAGCAATAGTCTTGATGATTATGTCCAGATGATAGAGTTAAACATCTCTTCGTTAACGAAATTAACTCATTACTACGGAAGTGAAATGGCAAAAAGAGAATGTGGTGGGATAATAAATGTCGCATCAGTTGCGGGTTTCTTTCCAATTCCTCATTTGGCAGTGTATGGTGCAACAAAGGCTTATGTTTACAACCTTTCAATGAGCTTGTGGGCTGAGTTGAAATCCAAAAATGTTCACGTTTTGTGTGTTGCTCCCGGTCCCACTGAGACAAAGTTTTTCGAAAGGGCAAAGATGGAAACTAACGGTAAGTTAATGAAACCTGAACTGGTAGTAGCTGGTGCACTAAGGGCATTCGAAAAGGGTAAGCCCTTATACATTCCAGGCTTTGGTAACAAGATGACTTACTATTTTGTCAGGAAGTTTTTTGGTGATAAGTTTATAGCGGAGTTCCTGGCTAAGTATTTTTAA
- a CDS encoding branched-chain amino acid ABC transporter permease, whose protein sequence is MINQILLGLSTGAMYSLVAIGLVMMYKVSGVMNFAYGNMGMFMTYVIWWLSSSIGLNIFVSIALGIMFAALMGILVERYALRPIRHLSHGSMLIVTFGILMILEGLAVQLWGTEYKSFPELISGAPYVIRGDFGIMVIRRQDILVFSILAVISIVIALFTKFTKFGIAVRAVSENEEVAGYMGINVGSILAFSWAFGTAMAALVGVIAAPKVFVSPTMLTFYQIQGFTAAVLGGFETFAGAVFGGLLLGVIEKIVGNYISEGFKASISLVIIVIVLVFFPNGLFGRRVRRRA, encoded by the coding sequence GTGATAAACCAAATACTGCTTGGTCTTTCAACAGGCGCTATGTATTCATTAGTTGCTATAGGGCTTGTCATGATGTATAAAGTGAGCGGTGTTATGAATTTCGCCTACGGAAATATGGGGATGTTCATGACTTACGTAATTTGGTGGCTGAGTTCTTCAATAGGGCTCAATATATTTGTTTCCATAGCACTAGGAATAATGTTTGCAGCTCTTATGGGTATCTTAGTTGAGCGCTACGCCTTGAGACCTATAAGACATCTTTCTCACGGTTCAATGCTTATCGTTACATTTGGAATACTCATGATTTTGGAAGGGTTGGCTGTCCAACTCTGGGGAACTGAATATAAGTCGTTCCCTGAACTTATATCAGGGGCTCCTTATGTAATAAGGGGAGATTTTGGAATAATGGTTATCCGCAGGCAGGACATACTAGTATTTTCTATCCTTGCTGTGATTTCGATTGTTATCGCTTTGTTTACTAAGTTTACCAAGTTTGGTATCGCCGTTCGTGCGGTTTCGGAAAACGAAGAAGTTGCAGGCTACATGGGTATAAATGTGGGGTCAATTCTAGCATTTTCCTGGGCTTTTGGAACAGCTATGGCTGCGCTGGTTGGAGTAATTGCTGCACCTAAAGTTTTTGTCTCACCAACAATGCTTACATTCTATCAAATACAAGGTTTTACAGCTGCCGTGTTGGGCGGGTTTGAGACATTTGCTGGGGCAGTTTTTGGCGGTTTGTTGTTGGGTGTCATAGAGAAAATCGTGGGTAATTACATTTCTGAAGGTTTTAAGGCTTCCATCTCGCTGGTTATTATAGTGATAGTCTTGGTCTTTTTCCCGAATGGTTTGTTTGGAAGAAGAGTAAGGAGGCGAGCTTGA
- a CDS encoding ABC transporter substrate-binding protein, whose translation MKKLLSVILMLIFLVSVFAEVGVYNDKVVVGTFQALSGPYAVIGQEMSKGMKAYFNWINSRGGIHGRKIELIIADDQLNPAKTVVEVKRLVEQDKVFAIVGGLGTYGCLAVMDYLEQNKVPFVYQGAGTSKLVIPPKKYIFGVQPDYTLEGTLIGKYVGEIAKFKNPAIVYMNNDVGLEGYAAFKAKLEDYKMKLVVEISYNPADTDYSGLVVKLVEKNPDVIVIYGLITDTIRWIKTIRDYGLDSKIITIYPNADPSFIKLAGKYAEGVIFTGWVPLPTPDRPEFVRDYQRAISIYQQTYPKEIMSSYAVAGFIAAEVFTEGLIRAGKNLTREGLVKALESFKNWNGILAKDITWGPNLRRGKSSMYFMVVKNGQFVPLTDLIRP comes from the coding sequence ATGAAGAAGTTGTTAAGTGTTATTCTTATGCTTATCTTTTTGGTAAGCGTGTTTGCTGAAGTTGGTGTCTATAACGACAAAGTTGTTGTTGGAACATTTCAAGCGCTGTCTGGTCCTTATGCTGTCATCGGGCAAGAAATGAGCAAAGGGATGAAAGCGTACTTCAACTGGATTAACAGCAGAGGCGGTATCCATGGAAGAAAAATAGAACTAATAATCGCTGATGATCAACTCAACCCAGCAAAGACAGTTGTCGAGGTCAAGAGGTTAGTTGAGCAAGACAAAGTTTTTGCAATTGTCGGTGGACTCGGAACCTACGGTTGTTTGGCAGTTATGGATTACCTCGAACAGAACAAAGTTCCATTTGTATATCAAGGTGCGGGAACATCAAAACTCGTTATTCCTCCGAAAAAATACATCTTCGGTGTCCAACCAGACTACACTCTTGAGGGAACTCTTATTGGTAAATACGTAGGAGAGATTGCGAAATTCAAAAATCCAGCAATCGTTTACATGAACAACGATGTTGGCTTAGAAGGCTACGCTGCGTTTAAAGCCAAGCTTGAAGACTACAAAATGAAACTGGTTGTTGAGATTTCCTACAACCCCGCTGATACAGATTACAGCGGACTTGTTGTAAAGCTCGTTGAAAAAAATCCAGACGTTATTGTTATCTACGGACTTATTACGGACACAATAAGATGGATCAAAACAATTCGCGACTACGGGCTTGATAGTAAGATAATTACCATCTATCCAAATGCCGACCCCTCCTTCATAAAACTAGCAGGTAAATATGCTGAAGGTGTTATTTTTACAGGATGGGTACCACTTCCAACTCCTGATAGACCAGAATTTGTGAGAGATTACCAAAGAGCTATCTCTATTTATCAACAAACGTATCCAAAAGAAATAATGTCCTCATATGCAGTTGCCGGATTTATCGCAGCAGAGGTGTTCACAGAAGGATTGATTAGGGCCGGAAAGAACTTGACAAGGGAAGGTCTTGTGAAGGCTCTTGAAAGTTTCAAAAATTGGAATGGTATACTTGCAAAAGATATTACATGGGGTCCAAACCTTAGGCGCGGTAAGTCCTCAATGTATTTCATGGTTGTTAAGAACGGTCAATTTGTGCCACTCACCGACTTAATTAGGCCATAA